TGACCGTTGAAATATGGACAAACGGTACGATTCTTCCCGAAGAGGCGCTTGCTTACAGTGCAAAAATTATTAAACAGCAGCTAAACGTCTTCATTGATTTTGATGAGGAACTCGTAGACAAGGTGGAAGAGGAAGAGTCCATGGGTATAAGTGGGACCGACGACAAGCTTTTTATCCCTATAGAGGACGTGGAACTTTCGGTGAGATCTATAAACTGTCTTAAAAAGGCGGAAATAAAATACATTGGAGAAGTGGTTCAGAAGACAGAACAACAACTTCTTGATCTTGAGAATTTCGGAAAAACTTCCCTTGAAGAGGTGAACGCTAGACTTAAGGAAATGGGTCTGAGTCTTGGGATGGTTATAGACACCGAGGTCTTTGAAGACGAAAAGCAAAGGCGGAGTTCTGAGAATTCCGGGGAGTGATCGGGATTCGGGTCCGTATACGGTGGAAAGATGAGACACAGAAAATCGGGAAGAAAACTGGGAGTTACTACAAAACACAGAAAGGCCATGTTCCGCAACATGGCTACAGACCTTTTGCGTAACGGCAGGATAAATACAACTGACACAAGGGCCAAAGAAATAAGAAGGGTTGTGGAGAAGCTCGTAACTTTGGGCAAAAACGGTAGTCTTCACGCGAGAAGAAAAGCTCTGGGATATATAAGGGATCGTGCAGTTGTGGAAAAACTTTTCTCCGAGCTTGCCCAGAGGTATATGGAGCGTCCCGGTGGCTATACGAGGATTGTGAAGCTTGGTTACAGAAGGGGAGATAATGCCCCCATTTCTCTTGTTGAACTCGTGACCGAGGAGTACAAGGCCAAGAGAAAAAGACGGAAGGCAAAACCCAAGGCCGAAACCAAGAGCGCGCCGAAGAAAAGTTCGAAGAAGAAATCCGCAGAAGAACTTGGTCTGGTTGAGCAACAAGAAACCGCCGAGGGACAGGTGGACGAACAGGGTGAAGCCGAGATGACAGAAGCGGAATCCCAAGAACCCAAAGAGCAAGCCGGTTCTTCCGAAAAGACTGAGGATTAATTCCTTCTTTTTTCCTCGCACATACCTAACGGGTTTTTTCCGTCTTCCCTATTATTTATAATAGACCTGATGAAAAGAGTCGGGTTTATACTTGATGCAAGATCAATTGAAGAACTCAAGGATCTAGCTGTTGCTGCGGAGAAAGCGAATTTCCACTCCGTCTGGGCTACGGAACTTTACAGGACTCCTTTTCAGCAGCTCTCTGCAATTGCTCCAGTCACCTCTGAAATAAAGCTCGGCACCGCAGTTGCTCTTGCCTTTGTGAGAAGCCCGCTGGTTACTTCCATTACTTCTCTTGATCTTGACGAAATTAGTTCGGGGAGGTTGATACTGGGTCTTGGTACCGGGGCAAAGAGAACGAACGAGAATTTCCACGGCGTTTTCTATGGAGACAGGCCGGTTGCGAGGATAAGGGAATGCGTTGGGTTAATAAGGGAAATTCTGTCCGAGGCTCATACAGACAATGATATTGTTTTCGAAGGGCAGTTCTACAGAGTAAACACAAGGGGTTACAAAAGGGCTTTTGAACCTATCAGACAAAACATACCTATATTCGTGGCCGGTATAGGAAGCAACATGGTTGGTGCTGCTGCCGAAATCGCGGACGGTTACATGGGACATGTAGTCTGTTCGCTTGAATATATAAAAAGGGTAGTTTCACCTTCGCTTGAAGAAAGGCTTGAAAAACGTAGAAAAAACGGAGATTTTACGAAATGCTCGATTATTACCTGTGCCGTTTCCCATGACTGGGAGAGGGCGAGAGAAGCCGCTCGGGCGACCATAGCCTTTTACGCTACGGTAAAAGCCTATGATCCTCCTTTCAGGCTTCACAGTTTTACGGATGAGGTCAAAGGGATAAGGGATGCTTTTCGTAGAAAAGATATCCGTGCGATGATAAAAGGTGTCAGTGATGAAATGGTTGAAGCGTTTGCTGTTGTGGGGGATGCGGAACATTGCAGGGAGAGAGTGGAGGAGTACAGGAAATATGTAGACCTTCCTGTACTCAGTGCCCCTCATTATTTTCTTGATTTCAGGGAGGTAAGGGAGTACCAGGAGCGATTGATCGAGGCTTTTGCCTCGTGAGACCCGGGTTTTTCAGCTAGGAAAATGAAAATACTTGTTTCGGGATCGACTGGAACCGTGGGAACCCATCTTCTTAATTCCATTCCCTCGGATTCCTATGAAGTATGGCGTCTTGTAAGGTCGCAGGTGGAAGGAGAGAATCTGATTTTCTGGAATCCAAAGGAGGGCTATGTCGAAGATCCATCTTTGCTTGAGGGTTTTGACGCTGTTATTCATCTCTCAGGGGAGAATATAGTGTGCAGATGGACTGAAGAGAAAAAGAATTCGATACGGCAGAGCAGGGTGCACAGTACCCGCTATTTGGTGAGTCTTTTCTCTGCGCTTCAACATCCTCCCAAAACCCTTATCTGTGCTTCGGCAATCGGTTACTATGGGGACAGGGGGGAAGAAAGACTTACTGAGTGTTCCGTGGCTGGCTCTGGGTTTCTTCCTGATGTTTGCTGCGAATGGGAGAATGAGGCTCAAAGGGCCTCTGATCTTGGCGTAAGGGTCATAAACCTGCGTTTAGGCGTCGTACTAAGTCCCGAAGGAGGCATATTAAGTTCTTTGCTGCCTCTTTTTAAAATGGGTCTTGGGGGAGTTATTGGAAGTGGCGATCAGTACTTAAGCTGGATATCGATAGAAGATCTCTCGCGGATAATTATTTATCTGCTGGAGCGGGGAGAAGTAAACGGTCCCGTTAATGCGGTATCTCCAAATCCGGTGACTAACAGGCAGTTTACCGCCACGCTTGCGTCAGTTCTACGAAGACCCGCATGGTTTTCAACTCCCGCATTTGCCGTAAGGCTTTTGTTCGGAGAGATGGGCCGCTCCACAATGCTTGCCGGCTGCCAGGTTTTTCCTGAGAAACTTCTTTCCTCCGGTTACGAGTTCTTGCACGAAGATCTGGGTTACGCACTTGAGGATGTTGTTCTGAGATAAAATGTCGAAGAAAAATAAGTTCCATTCACGCCAGTACCTGAGATTGAAACTTGAAAGAAAAGATCTTGACGAAAACCCGTTTGTTCAGTTTGACCTCTGGTATGGCGAGGTTCTTAAAGCGGAAATCGATTTTCCAAACGCTTTTATTCTTTCTACGGTATGTGCGGATGGCGTTCCGTCCTCAAGAGTGGTGCTTCTCAAGGGTTATGACGAAAGGGGTTTTTCCTTCTATTCAAATTCTCTTAGTCGTAAGGGACGAGATATAGCTGAGAATCCGGTCGCTTCGCTTTGCTTTTGGTGGTCTGAATTTGAAAGGCAGGTGAAGATAGACGGCGAAGTCTCACTTCTGCCAGAACGGGAAGCCGATGAATATTTTACGTCTAGACCTCGCCAAAGCCGGATAGGGGCATGTGTTTCGAAGCAGAGCGAGGTTGTTGCAAGCAGGCAACTGCTTGAGGAGCAATACGACCAGTTCCGGTCTGAACGGAAAGGAAAAAGTATAGCGCGGCCTGAGCTCTGGAAAGGATACGTAGTGAGTCCAGTGCGCTTTGAGTTCTGGCAGGGAAGAAAGAACAGGCTTCACGATCGTTTCAGATATATTCCTTCCTCAGATGGTGGCTGGAGTATAGACAGGCTTTACCCATAGTCCGCGGAAAGAAGAATCGATAGCCCCTGATTATCTGGTTGCGCGATAGAGCGCTACTACTCCCATAGTGAGTTCTGAGTATTGGCAATCCCGAAACCCCGCGTTTTCAAGATGGCTTATGAAATTCTTTCTTTGAGGAAACGCGGCGGCGGATTCAGCAAGATATCTGTATTCCTTGCCCCTGCCGTAAATGCTTCCGACAAGAGGCATCAAGACTCTGAAGTAAAACATGTATATGGGTTTGAAAACGGGATTTTTCGGAATCGCAAATTCAAGTATGAGGAGTTTTCCGTTTTCCCTTAGGACCCTTCTCATCTCTCTCAGGGAAAGTTCGTAATCTACTGTGTTTCTTATACCGAATGCTATGGTGACGGAGTTAAACTGTTTTTCCGCAAAAGGGAGATTTTCAGCCGCGGCCGATACAAGAGCTATTTTGCCCCTTAAATCGAGGTCCTTAATTTTCTTTTTTGCTATCCGGAGCATGTTCATGCTGGGATCAATCCCGACCGTTTTGGTTGCGGGGTGTTTTTTTGCGATTTCAATCGCAACTTCTGCCGTCCCGGTTGCTATGTCCAGGTTGTACTCGACATCGCGCAACTCTTCTGCGAGCTTCTTTCTCCAAAGTTTGTGAATTCCAAGGCTGAACAGAGTATTTAGCCAGTCGTAGTGACTCGCCACTTCATCGAAAATTTTCCTTGTTTCAGGCATCAGACGGATTCCAGAATCTTTTCTATGTGGGAGGTTCTGTTGAGAACATAGAAATGAATTCCAGGTACTTTTTCGGCGATAAGTTCCCTTACCTGGTCTCTGCACTGTGCGATTCCCACTTCCACCGCCTTGCGGTTATCGTCTCCTGCATCTTCCAGTTTCTTTCTAAGGGCTTCAGGTATCTCCGTTCCGCAAAGAGACGATATTCTTATCACCTGTTTCGATGAGAGCACGGGCATAAGACCCGGGATTACGGGAAGGTCTATTCCTGCTGCCCTTACTCTGTCGACATAATCAAAATAGTAACGGTTATCGAAAAAGAGCTGGGTAATTATGATATCGGCTCCGGCATCCACCTTTTTTTTGAGATTGGATATGTCCTCCTCAAAACTTGGGGATTCGATATGTTTTTCCGGATAACCGGCTACTGCTATGGAAAACCGCTGGGTTTTTTCCTTTTCGTATTTTCTTATGTGTTCCACGAGCTGATTTGCGTGCTGGAAAGCTCCCTCGGACAGCAGTTTCTCGCCATTTTCCTTCGGAATATCTCCCCTGAGGGCCACTATGTTGCGTATTTTCTCCTGTTCAATCTGCTCGAGCATCAGGTCTATTTCCTTTTCGGAATACCCTATGCAGGTCAGGTGACAGGCGCTCTCCATCCCTATAACGTTTTTTACGTAGGAGGCAACTTCAGCCGTTCTTTTGCGTCCCTTTCCCATGGCACCGTGTGTTACCGTTATTATGGCGGGCGAAAGTTCGGCGAGTCTCGCAAGGGTATCTTTGAGTTTTTCGAATTCAGGGTCGTCTTTCGGAGGAAAAACCTCAAAAGATATAAGAGGAGTATCTTTTTTTTTGTTCTTGTATTCAGAAAAATTCACGGTTTTTCCTCGAGGGCCAGAGTTTGCAAGGTGGTCTTTCTTTCAATTTCCAACGGGTTTCCGAAGTCCAGAAGTGTTGTAGTTAAATAACCGGGTCAAACCACGGACATAATCTACCTCGTGGAATTCCGTGTCCTCTTACATGTAAATCTAGCTTGCTCAATATACCTTGCGTTATATTACACATCAAGCTGATGCTGTAGCGGGGAAAGTTTAAGCTATTCCTCTCGATTTCCAAACAATTTTCTAAAGCAAGCGCTTCTGTAATTGAAGATGGAATCCAGTTTCCTGCTTACCAGAAGCGAATTTGCCAATCTTCCGATCGGGTCAAACGGCAGGGAGTAGTGAACGAGGTCTCGGACCTGCGTCTGCTCCCCGGCCCGTGCAAAAAAATGCTTGTGGTGCCAGAACTTGTAGGGTCCGAATCGCTGCTCGTCAACGAAGTAGTGCGGTGGATCAACCTGAGTTATTTCCGTTGTCCAGGTGCTTGTGAAAAAAGGAATGGGCATTACGGTGTAAGTGATTATCATGCCGGGATATATTTCTTCTTCTGCCTCAGACTTTATCCGCAGGTTGAGTCCCGAGGGGGTTATCTTGGGAAGATTGTTCGGATTGGAGAAAAAATCCCAGGCTGTTTCAATCGAAACCGGCAGGAATTCCGTTCTCTTGAGGGTATATATCTTCATTCTTCCTCTGCTTGCTCCAGCGGCGGTCCGGGAAGCCCGACGAAGCTCCACATTATCAAGAACAAAAGTCCGAATATCAGGGGTAAAGACTGGTGTGTCTCATAGAGTATACCGGCGGACATTCCCCCAACGCAGGCTCCCATGAAGTTTGCCAGGTTGAAAAAACCGGAGAGCACACCCCTGTTCTCCGAGGAGACTCTTTGCGTAACAAACGCAGGTAGTATGGACTGAAATATGGAGTATCCAAGAAAAAACACCGCCCCCGCGAGGTAGAGTGTGGTACTGTCAGATGCTCGGAGCAGGTAGATTAAAAAGGCGGCTACTAAAAAGAAAAGCCCGAACCTAGTTGCCTGTTTCAATTTCTTTCTTGTTTCTGAGATTCTGATGTAGGCGTTAGCCAGAAGTGCGCTGGGGGCGAGTATTACCAGGTAGACGGACCACAGATCTTGGGGGCTGGTGCCGATATTCTTCCAGTCTAGAGGGTAGATGAACAAAACAAGGTTAAGGCAGAGAGATGTTATGAAGGTTGAGGAAAGAATTTTTCCCATTTCCGGTTCCCTCAGTTTAAGAAGAATTTCTTTTCTGTCCCTTGCTTTTTTCTTTGGAAGTTCCGGGAACATGAAAACAGTAACGAACACCGCCATCAATCCCAAGGCTGAGAGGATGAAGAAAAGGCTTTCAAACCCGAATTTTCCTGCGAGCACCGGACCGATTATGAGGGAAATTATAAACGCTGTTCCGATTATCATTCCGGTCAGCATAAAGGACTGAGCCCTTACCTCGTTTCTTGTTGAGTCCCCGAGAGATGCTATGGCGACTGCGCCTATTGCGCCGCTTCCCTGAAGCGCCCTAGTTGCTATGAGTTCCCAGATATTATCCGCGAACCCGCAGAGGATGCTTCCTAGGCAGAAAATCAGAAGTCCCGACACTATTACCGGCTTTCTTCCGAATCTGTCGCTCGCCATGCCGAAAGGTATCTGCAGCAGGCTCTGTGTAAGGGCATATATTCCGAACGCGACTCCGGCTGATGACAGTGTCGCTCCCTCATAGTTTGTCGCGTATATGCTGAAAACCGGGATTATCAGGAATATGCCCAGCAGTCTGAGCGATATGACCGTTCCTATTACCACAACGCCTCGGAGCTCATTTCTGTTCAGTTTCATGCAGACCCTCTATCGTTTTTTCGCCTTTAAATGGCTCGGGATAAAAAGG
The nucleotide sequence above comes from Candidatus Dadabacteria bacterium. Encoded proteins:
- the pdxH gene encoding pyridoxamine 5'-phosphate oxidase, with product MSKKNKFHSRQYLRLKLERKDLDENPFVQFDLWYGEVLKAEIDFPNAFILSTVCADGVPSSRVVLLKGYDERGFSFYSNSLSRKGRDIAENPVASLCFWWSEFERQVKIDGEVSLLPEREADEYFTSRPRQSRIGACVSKQSEVVASRQLLEEQYDQFRSERKGKSIARPELWKGYVVSPVRFEFWQGRKNRLHDRFRYIPSSDGGWSIDRLYP
- a CDS encoding TIGR01777 family protein, translating into MKILVSGSTGTVGTHLLNSIPSDSYEVWRLVRSQVEGENLIFWNPKEGYVEDPSLLEGFDAVIHLSGENIVCRWTEEKKNSIRQSRVHSTRYLVSLFSALQHPPKTLICASAIGYYGDRGEERLTECSVAGSGFLPDVCCEWENEAQRASDLGVRVINLRLGVVLSPEGGILSSLLPLFKMGLGGVIGSGDQYLSWISIEDLSRIIIYLLERGEVNGPVNAVSPNPVTNRQFTATLASVLRRPAWFSTPAFAVRLLFGEMGRSTMLAGCQVFPEKLLSSGYEFLHEDLGYALEDVVLR
- a CDS encoding LLM class flavin-dependent oxidoreductase, coding for MKRVGFILDARSIEELKDLAVAAEKANFHSVWATELYRTPFQQLSAIAPVTSEIKLGTAVALAFVRSPLVTSITSLDLDEISSGRLILGLGTGAKRTNENFHGVFYGDRPVARIRECVGLIREILSEAHTDNDIVFEGQFYRVNTRGYKRAFEPIRQNIPIFVAGIGSNMVGAAAEIADGYMGHVVCSLEYIKRVVSPSLEERLEKRRKNGDFTKCSIITCAVSHDWERAREAARATIAFYATVKAYDPPFRLHSFTDEVKGIRDAFRRKDIRAMIKGVSDEMVEAFAVVGDAEHCRERVEEYRKYVDLPVLSAPHYFLDFREVREYQERLIEAFAS
- a CDS encoding 50S ribosomal protein L17, which produces MRHRKSGRKLGVTTKHRKAMFRNMATDLLRNGRINTTDTRAKEIRRVVEKLVTLGKNGSLHARRKALGYIRDRAVVEKLFSELAQRYMERPGGYTRIVKLGYRRGDNAPISLVELVTEEYKAKRKRRKAKPKAETKSAPKKSSKKKSAEELGLVEQQETAEGQVDEQGEAEMTEAESQEPKEQAGSSEKTED
- the ubiE gene encoding bifunctional demethylmenaquinone methyltransferase/2-methoxy-6-polyprenyl-1,4-benzoquinol methylase UbiE is translated as MPETRKIFDEVASHYDWLNTLFSLGIHKLWRKKLAEELRDVEYNLDIATGTAEVAIEIAKKHPATKTVGIDPSMNMLRIAKKKIKDLDLRGKIALVSAAAENLPFAEKQFNSVTIAFGIRNTVDYELSLREMRRVLRENGKLLILEFAIPKNPVFKPIYMFYFRVLMPLVGSIYGRGKEYRYLAESAAAFPQRKNFISHLENAGFRDCQYSELTMGVVALYRATR
- a CDS encoding SRPBCC family protein, with product MKIYTLKRTEFLPVSIETAWDFFSNPNNLPKITPSGLNLRIKSEAEEEIYPGMIITYTVMPIPFFTSTWTTEITQVDPPHYFVDEQRFGPYKFWHHKHFFARAGEQTQVRDLVHYSLPFDPIGRLANSLLVSRKLDSIFNYRSACFRKLFGNREE
- a CDS encoding MFS transporter: MKLNRNELRGVVVIGTVISLRLLGIFLIIPVFSIYATNYEGATLSSAGVAFGIYALTQSLLQIPFGMASDRFGRKPVIVSGLLIFCLGSILCGFADNIWELIATRALQGSGAIGAVAIASLGDSTRNEVRAQSFMLTGMIIGTAFIISLIIGPVLAGKFGFESLFFILSALGLMAVFVTVFMFPELPKKKARDRKEILLKLREPEMGKILSSTFITSLCLNLVLFIYPLDWKNIGTSPQDLWSVYLVILAPSALLANAYIRISETRKKLKQATRFGLFFLVAAFLIYLLRASDSTTLYLAGAVFFLGYSIFQSILPAFVTQRVSSENRGVLSGFFNLANFMGACVGGMSAGILYETHQSLPLIFGLLFLIMWSFVGLPGPPLEQAEEE
- the metF gene encoding methylenetetrahydrofolate reductase [NAD(P)H]; protein product: MNFSEYKNKKKDTPLISFEVFPPKDDPEFEKLKDTLARLAELSPAIITVTHGAMGKGRKRTAEVASYVKNVIGMESACHLTCIGYSEKEIDLMLEQIEQEKIRNIVALRGDIPKENGEKLLSEGAFQHANQLVEHIRKYEKEKTQRFSIAVAGYPEKHIESPSFEEDISNLKKKVDAGADIIITQLFFDNRYYFDYVDRVRAAGIDLPVIPGLMPVLSSKQVIRISSLCGTEIPEALRKKLEDAGDDNRKAVEVGIAQCRDQVRELIAEKVPGIHFYVLNRTSHIEKILESV